The following are encoded together in the Brassica napus cultivar Da-Ae chromosome A9, Da-Ae, whole genome shotgun sequence genome:
- the LOC125578009 gene encoding piezo-type mechanosensitive ion channel homolog isoform X2, which yields MIRWIASFIGLFRLSAETEGTDICSGLFLLLFYIMLSYIRSDLEDMDFIMSPSENNLAERLLPAKYSFFIRESRAGVRHTNVLLRGAVFKTFSINFFTYGFLVSLFALSFWSFHFASLCAFGLLAYVGYIIYAFPSLFRLHRLNGLLLVFILLWAVSTYIFNVAFSFLNTKTGKDMKIWEMVGLWHYTIPGFFLLAQFGLGMLVALGNLVNNSVFLYLSEESSRSSNDRSYAEADEETKVLVVATIAWGLRKCSRAIMLALIFLIAMKPGFVHAVYVIFFLMYLLSHNINRKIRKSLILLCEVHFALLYILEIDLVSNSLKRQGSVSRDILFQLGLLRSESSWDFLEIALLACFCAIHNHGFEVLFSFSAIVRHTPSPPIGFSILKAGLNKSVLLSVYSSPSSSYSQDNTTYERHIASFLSAIGQKFLSMYRSCGTYIAFVTILISVYLVKPNYVSFGYIFLLLFWITGRQMFEETKRRLWFPLKAYAVLVFMFIYCLSSFVSFQLWLSGFIDLYFYLGYNSEAPLLDNVWESLAVLIVMQLYSYERRQNGHYIPGQSSLVHPGVFGFLERFLVWHGQKILFAALFYASLSPISVFGFVYLLGLVICTTFPKSSSVPSKSFLIYTGFLVSAEYLFQLWGMQAQMFPGQKYAELSFYLGLRVYEPGFWGIESGLRGKVLVVAACTLQYNVFRWLERTPGLTIIKGKYEEPCPLFVSAEGTTASVSSSNGENPSSIDHASISIKQGEATSNSWPFFSPRDNQAAGFLHPKTEGSESGSSKKFSFGHFWGSIKESHKWNKRRILALKKERFETQKNLLNIYLKFWIENMFNLYGLEINMIALLVASFALLNAISLVYIALLAACVLLRRRLIQKLWPVVVFLFASILAIEYVATWNNLLPLDQDPSETSVHCHDCWSIAAVYLKFCRDCWLGVRVDDPRTLISYFVVFMLACFKLRADQISSFSESSTYHQMKSQRKNSFVWRDLSFETKSMWTVLDYLRLYCYVHLLDVVLILILITGTLEYDILHLGYLAFALVFARMRLEILKKKNKIFRFLRVYNFVLIIFSLAYQSPFVGNFNDGKCETVDYIYEVIGFYKYDYGFRITARSALVEIIIFMLVSLQSYMFSSQEFDYVSRYLEAEQIGAIVREQEKKAARKTEQLQQIREAEEKKRQRNLQVEKMKSEMLNLRVQLHRMNSDSNFGFASPRTEGLRRRRSSYLIPDSGAASPEIDGVVHRKEGQPIDEDTQYPFEAHELPMSATPEAPDSPECSFGASPCEITEIQHNADVMSTEREIKEKSEGKDNALISAVQLIGDGVSQVQFIGNQAVNNLANFLNISPENSDINEQSSVDDEVYDEMESQNRIHKPFERSTSLQSDRSSDGASFQIGRILRHIWSRMQSNNDIVCYCCFIIAFLWNFSLLSMVYLAALFLYALCVHTGPTHIFWVVMLMYTEIYILLQYLYQIIIQHCGLSIDAPLLQELGFPTQRIKSSFVVSSLPLFLVYISTLIQSVITVKDGDWVPSADFASRRNARGSQKDLTRINWSLRVWDVYKKLRDGVKLVIRSMYRYWISLTRGAESPPYFVQVTMDVHMWPEDGIQPERVECRMNQLLRLVHNERCEKGNPDLCPYSSRVHVQSIERSTETPNEALVVLEVEYASPTNGCSTAEWYKSLTPASDVAKEIRKAQHSGLGEGTGFPYPILSVIGGGKRETDLYAYIFGADLMVFFLVAIFYQSVIKNKSEFIDVYQLVDQFPFDFVIILMVIFFLIVVDRVIYLCSFATGKVVYYLFSLILFTYAVTEYAWSIYPTQQHAAGLALRFIFLAKAMSLALQAIQIRYGLPHKSTLYRQFLTSEVSRINYYGYRLYRALPFLYELRCVLDWSCTATSLTMYDWLKLEDVNASLYLVKCDTVLNRATHKHGERQTKMTKCCNGICLFFILLCVIWAPMLMYSSGNPTNIANPIKDASVQIDIKTAGGKLTLYQTTLCERISGDNIDLGLDLGSQSFLPTYNKNDIQLICCQADASVLWLVPDTVVTRFIQSLDWDTDMDITFSWLLNRDRPKGKETVKYERSVDPQDLPKRSDVQMVLNGSMDGFRVHNLYPKFFRVTGSGDVRSFEDQTDEVSADILMNHADTKWWWSFHNLKASENISACEGMDGPVAIIMSEETPPQGFLGDTLSKFSIWGLYITFVLAVGRFIRLQCSDLRMRIPYENLPSCDRLIAICEDLYAARAEGELGVEEVLYWTLVKIYRSPHMLLEYTKLDYDA from the exons ATGATTCGATGGATAGCAAGCTTTATAGGTCTATTCAGACTCTCTGCGGAAACAGAAGGCACTGATATTTGTTCTGGTCTTTTCCTTTTGCTTTTTTACATCATG CTATCCTATATAAGGTCAGACCTCGAGGATATGGATTTTATCATGTCGCCGAGTGAAAATAACTTGGCAGAGCGTCTTCTTCCTGCAAAATATTCGTTTTTTATTCGAGAATCAAG GGCCGGTGTTAGGCACACCAATGTTTTACTGAGGGGAGCTGTGTTTAAGACCTTCAGTATCAATTTCTTCACATATGGTTTCCTG GTCTCTCTGTTTGCTCTTTCGTTCTGGAGTTTTCATTTTGCGAGCTTGTGTGCTTTTGGCCTCCTTGCATATGTTGGTTACATTATCTATGCCTTCCCATCGTTGTTCCGCTTGCACAGATTAAACGGCCTTCTGCTTGTATTTATACTCTTATGGGCTGTCAGTACGTACATATTCAATGTAGCATTTTCTTTTCTGAACACTAAGACTGGAAag GACATGAAAATTTGGGAGATGGTGGGACTTTGGCATTACACTATACCTGGATTCTTTTTGCTTGCACAATTTGGTTTGGGAATGTTGGTTGCGTTGGGTAATCTTGTGAACAACTCTGTTTTTCTCTACCTGTCTGAAGAGAGCTCCAGATCTTCCAATGACAGATCTTATGCTGAAG CTGATGAAGAAACAAAGGTGTTGGTTGTCGCAACCATTGCTTGGGGATTGCGGAAATGTTCACGGGCTATTATGCTCGCACTGATTTTCCTCATTGCCATGAAGCCTGGGTTTGTCCATGCAGTGTATG TGATATTCTTCCTGATGTATCTGCTGAGCCACAACATCAACAGAAAGATACGCAAGTCACTGATTCTTCTATGCGAAGTTCATTTTGCACTTCTCTACATTCTTGAGATCGACCTTGTGTCGAACTCCTTAAAGCGGCAAGGCTCTGTGAGCAGAGATATTCTGTTTCAGTTAG GTCTCCTTAGGTCTGAAAGCTCTTGGGATTTCTTGGAGATAGCCTTGCTTGCTTGCTTCTGTGCTATCCATAATCATGGTTTTGAGGTGCTATTTTCCTTCTCAGCAATTGTACGACACACACCAAGCCCTCCAATTGGATTTAGCATATTGAAAGCTGGTCTCAACAAATCAGTTCTCTTGTCCGTCTACTCATCGCCATCTTCAAGTTATAGCCAAGATAATACTACTTATG AGAGACACATTGCTTCATTTCTGAGTGCGATTGGGCAAAAGTTTCTGTCTATGTACCGATCATGTGGAACATACATTGCCTTCGTCACTATTCTCATAAGTGTATACCTGGTGAAACCCAATTATGTATCGTTTGGATACATTTTCCTTCTCTTGTTCTGGATTACTGGAAGACAAATGTTTGAGGAAACTAAGAGACGCTTGTGGTTCCCTTTGAAAGCATATGCGGTTTTAGTGTTTATGTTTATCTACTGCTTAAGTAGCTTTGTCAGCTTCCAGCTCTGGTTATCTGGATTTATTGATCTATACTTTTATTTAGGCTACAACTCTGAAGCACCATTGCTGGATAACGTATGGGAATCTCTTGCTGTGTTGATCGTGATGCAACTTTACAGCTATGAAAGGAGGCAGAATGGACATTACATTCCAGGTCAATCTAGTTTGGTTCATCCTGGagtttttggttttcttgagAGGTTTTTGGTATGGCATGGTCAGAAGATCTTGTTCGCGGCATTGTTTTATGCATCATTGTCTCCAATCAGTGTGTTTGGATTTGTATATCTCCTCGGCCTTGTCATCTGCACAACCTTCCCAAAGTCTTCTTCAGTACCATCCAAATCATTTTTGATCTATACTGGATTTCTCGTGTCTGCTGAGTATCTTTTCCAACTGTGGGGCATGCAAGCTCAGATGTTCCCTGGGCAAAAATATGCGGAGTTGTCTTTCTACTTGGGCCTTCGAGTATATGAACCTGGATTTTGGGGTATAGAATCAGGTCTACGAGGCAAAGTGCTGGTTGTCGCTGCCTGTACTCTGCAGTACAATGTATTTCGTTGGCTAGAAAGGACACCTGGTTTAACTATTATCAAAGGAAAATATGAAGAGCCTTGTCCCCTATTTGTCTCTGCAGAAGGCACAACTGCAAGTGTTTCCAGTTCTAATGGTGAAAACCCATCTTCCATAGATCATGCTTCTATATCAATTAAACAAGGCGAGGCTACTAGTAACTCATGGCCTTTCTTCTCTCCCCGTGATAATCAGGCAGCTGGTTTCTTGCATCCCAAGACTGAAGGCTCTGAAAGTGGCAGTAGTAAGAAATTTTCATTTGGTCATTTCTGGGGAAGCATCAAAGAGAGTCACAAGTGGAACAAGAGGCGGATTCTGGCATTGAAGAAGGAGAGGTTTGAGACGCAGAAGAATCTGttaaatatttacttgaagTTTTGGATTGAGAACATGTTTAACCTCTATGGCCTTGAGATAAACATGATAGCGCTGCTTGTTGCAAGTTTTGCTTTGCTGAATGCCATCTCCTTGGTATATATTGCGCTGCTTGCTGCGTGTGTCCTCTTGAGAAGACGCCTAATTCAGAAACTATGGCCTGTCGTTGTTTTTCTGTTTGCATCAATTCTCGCAATTGAATACGTTGCCACGTGGAATAACTTATTGCCTTTAGATCAGGATCCAAGTGAAACTAGCGTGCATTGCCATGATTGCTGGAGTATTGCAGCTGTCTACTTAAAATTTTGCCGGGACTGCTGGCTGG gAGTGAGAGTTGACGATCCCCGGACCCTTATTAGCTATTTCGTGGTGTTCATGCTTGCCTGTTTTAAACTTCGGGCTGATCAGATATCTAGTTTCTCAGAGTCATCGACATATCATCAGATGAAGTCTCAGAGAAAGAACTCATTTGTCTGGAGAGATCTCTCCTTCGAAACAAAGAGCATGTGGACCGTGCTTGATTACCTGAGGCTTTATTGTTACGTCCATCTGTTGGATGTTGTGCTTATTCTGATTCTAATCACAGGAACTCTCGAGTATGACATTCTACACCTGGGCTATCTTGCATTCGCACTTGTTTTTGCCCGGATGCGACTTGAAatactgaagaagaagaacaaaatatTCAGGTTCTTGCGGGTGTACAATTTTGTTCTCATCATCTTTTCTCTCGCATATCAGTCTCCATTTGTTGGAAACTTCAATGATGGAAAGTGTGAAACGGTTGATTATATTTACGAGGTGATTGGATTTTACAAGTATGACTACGGGTTTCGAATCACTGCAAGATCTGCTCTCGTTGAGATCATCATATTTATGTTAGTATCTCTTCAGTCCTACATGTTTTCCTCCCAGGAGTTTGATTATGTCTCGCGGTATCTTGAAGCGGAGCAAATTGGTGCTATTGTGCGGGAGCAAGAGAAGAAAGCTGCACGAAAGACCGAGCAACTGCAACAGATTCGTGAGGCTGAAGAAAAGAAACGGCAGCGGAATTTGCAGGTGGAAAAGATGAAGTCAGAAATGCTGAACCTGCGGGTACAGCTTCACAGAATGAATTCTGATTCTAATTTTGGGTTTGCTTCTCCGCGCACTGAAGGTCTACGAAGGAGGAGGAGTTCGTATCTAATTCCAGATAGTGGTGCAGCCAGTCCGGAGATTGACGGAGTGGTCCACAGGAAAGAAGGCCAGCCTATTGACGAGGATACACAGTATCCTTTTGAAGCTCATGAGCTTCCTATGAGTGCCACGCCAGAAGCACCAGATTCTCCAGAGTGTTCATTTGGAGCATCTCCTTGTGAGATCACTGAAATTCAACACAATGCTGATGTCATGTCTACGGAGcgtgaaataaaagaaaagtcaGAAGGAAAAGATAATGCCTTGATTTCTGCTGTGCAACTCATCGGTGATGGCGTTTCCCAGGTGCAATTTATTGGAAATCAGGCAGTAAATAACCTTGcgaatttcttaaacatctcACCAGAAAATTCAGATATAAATGAGCAGTCCTCTGTTGATGATGAGGTGTATGATGAGATGGAAAGCCAGAATAGAATACACAAACCTTTTGAACGGTCAACATCTCTACAATCAGACAGGAGTAGTGATGGCGCTAGCTTTCAGATAGGAAGGATCCTTCGTCATATATGGTCTAGGATGCAGTCCAACAATGACATTGTTTGCTATTGCTGCTTCATTATTGCGTTTCTGTGGAACTTCAGTCTTCTTTCCATGGTCTATCTAGCAGCGCTGTTCCTATACGCCCTCTGCGTTCACACTGGACCTACTCACATCTTCTGGGTCGTCATGCTAATGTACACAGAAATCTATATCCTCCTCCAGTACTTATACCAGATTATAATCCAGCACTGTGGGTTGAGTATTGACGCACCACTTCTTCAAGAACTGGGATTTCCAACGCAAAGAATCAAATCATCGTTTGTTGTCAGCTCGTTGCCTCTCTTCCTTGTTTATATATCCACTCTCATACAGAGTGTTataacagtgaaagatggtgactGGGTTCCTTCTGCTGATTTCGCTTCTCGCCGGAATGCCCGTGGGAGCCAGAAGGACCTTACAAGAATTAACTGGAGCCTGAGAGTTTGGGATGTGTACAAGAAGCTGAGAGATGGTGTGAAATTGGTGATCAGAAGCATGTATCGGTACTGGATCTCTCTGACACGTGGAGCAGAATCCCCTCCTTACTTTGTTCAGGTGACAATGGATGTTCACATGTGGCCTGAAGATGGAATTCAACCTGAAAGAGTTGAATGCAGAATGAATCAGTTGCTTAGGCTTGTCCATAATGAGAGATGCGAGAAGGGAAACCCTGATCTTTGTCCTTACTCTAGCAGGGTCCACGTACAAAGTATAGAGAGAAGTACAGAGACCCCAAACGAGGCCTTGGTTGTGCTCGAGGTTGAGTACGCGTCTCCCACGAATGGGTGTTCTACAGCAGAATGGTACAAATCACTAACACCAGCCTCGGATGTGGCGAAAGAGATTCGTAAAGCTCAACATAGTGGACTTGGTGAAGGAACTGGGTTTCCGTACCCCATTCTCTCTGTGATTGGCGGAGGAAAGAGAGAAACAGACCTCTATGCCTACATATTTGGTGCTGATTTGATGGTCTTCTTTCTGGTTGCCATTTTCTACCAATCCGTCATCAAAAATAAAAGCGAGTTTATCGATGTATATCAGCTAGTGGACCAGTTCCCATTTGACTTTGTCATTATTCTAATG GTTATCTTCTTCCTGATTGTTGTTGATCGGGTCATCTATCTTTGCTCCTTTGCGACTGGAAAAGTGGTGTACTACCTCTTCAGTCTTATTCTCTTCACATATGCAGTGACAGAGTATGCTTGGAGCATATATCCTACGCAGCAGCATGCTGCTGGCTTGGCTCTCAGATTCATATTTCTTGCCAAAGCAATGTCACTAGCTCTCCAGGCCATACAAATCCGCTATGGGCTACCTCATAAGAGCACCTTATATCGGCAGTTTTTGACAAGTGAAGTTTCACGGATCAATTACTATGGCTACAGACTTTACCGTGCTCTTCCTTTTCTGTATGAATTGAGATGTGTACTTGACTGGTCCTGCACAGCGACATCACTGACTATGTATGACTGGCTCAAG TTGGAAGATGTAAATGCGAGTCTGTACCTTGTCAAATGCGATACAGTTTTAAATCGTGCTACACACAAACATGGAGAGAGGCAAACAAAAATGACTAAATGCTGCAACGGGATATGTCTGTTCTTCATCTTGTTATGCGTTATCTGGGCTCCTATGCTG ATGTATAGCAGTGGTAACCCAACAAACATCGCAAATCCGATAAAAGATGCGAGCGTTCAGATTGATATAAAAACAGCTGGTGGAAAGCTTACTTTGTACCAAACAACCCTGTGCGAGAGAATTTCAGGGGATAACATTGATCTCGGGCTAGATCTCGGGTCCCAAAGCTTCTTGCCAACGTACAACAAAAATGACATCCAGCTGATATGCTGCCAAGCTGATGCAAGCGTTTTGTGGCTTGTCCCTGACACAGTTGTGACCAGATTCATTCAGTCCCTCGACTGGGACACAGATATGGACATCACCTTTTCTTGGCTTCTTAACAGAGACCGACCTAAAGGTAAGGAGACTGTCAAGTACGAAAGAAGTGTGGACCCTCAGGACCTTCCAAAACGCTCTGATGTGCAAATGGTTCTCAACGGCTCAATGGATGGATTTAGAGTGCATAACTTGTACCCAAAGTTTTTCCGTGTTACTGGTTCTGGTGATGTCAGGTCTTTTGAAGACCag ACGGATGAAGTGAGTGCAGACATACTCATGAACCATGCAGATACCAAGTGGTGGTGGTCATTCCATAATCTTAAGGCGTCTGAAAATATTAGCGCTTGCGAGGGTATGGATGGACCAGTTGCTATCATAATGTCTGAGGAAACTCCCCCAC AGGGGTTTCTGGGTGACACGCTCAGCAAATTCAGTATATGGGGACTCTATATAACATTTGTACTAGCAGTCGGGCGTTTCATCAGGCTTCAATGCTCTGACCTGCGTATGAGAATACCATACGAGAACCTCCCTTCGTGTGACAG ATTAATAGCAATATGTGAAGACTTATACGCGGCGAGAGCAGAGGGTGAGCTTGGAGTAGAAGAAGTTCTATACTGGACCCTTGTGAAGATCTATAGATCTCCACACATGCTGCTTGAGTATACAAAGCTAGACTACGATGCTTAG